The window GATGAGTTTTCTACTCGGACAAAAATAGTTTGATTATTAGGCGTAATATTGCTGTAGAGTTGTGTTAAAGCATTAGTATTGTTAGAAGCGTCTGTAAGATTTGAGTGATAGGAAATGCTTATATTTTGTACTCCAGTAGTTTGACCATTTACTATTTCCACATCTTTGGTTGATAAATCAAATACTTCAAATCCATCAAGATTAGAATCACAAACCTCAAATGGTGTTAATGAAACACCAACAGGAGCATAAGAGATAATCAAATCAAATAAATGTTGATCCCAGCCTCCTGTTGAACTGGTAACTCTCGTATAAATAGTTTGTGGATTTGTTGAATTAACGAATGAATTTGGATTTGTAATAACGTCAGTATTAGAAATAGCACCTGCCTGACTTAAATGATATGATACGGTAAAATTATTAGGATTTTGATTTCCTAAAACTGTAGTATCAAAAATACTCAAATCAAATGTTTCAACACCATCATTAGAAAGGTCGTCACAAACTTCAAAATCTGGAACAGGAAAGGCTATTTGAGCATTTGATAAATTTAATATTAATAGAACTATTAGATAACAATATTTTTTTTTCATACCAGCAATTTAATCATTTTAAATACTATTGCAAAAAGACAAAACCTGTAAGATTCCCATTTAATGCATCTCAAATAGAAATACATTTTAAAATGGTAAAACCTCACAGGTTATGTTTCAATCAGAAATTTTGATTTTCAAGATTTCTTAATCGATATACGGTCTTTTCACCTTTTTATCTCAGCATCATATTTATTCATATAACGCTCATAAAGTTCCGTTTGATGAGAATTTAAAGAAATGTCTCTACCGTCGATAAATGCTCTTGTCAGCTGGTTACCTCGCATATCTAATGCATTTCCTCTAGAAATAAATAGAGTAGCGCTTTTACCTTGCTCAAGTGAACCGTAATCTTTA is drawn from Nonlabens dokdonensis DSW-6 and contains these coding sequences:
- a CDS encoding T9SS type A sorting domain-containing protein; amino-acid sequence: MKKKYCYLIVLLILNLSNAQIAFPVPDFEVCDDLSNDGVETFDLSIFDTTVLGNQNPNNFTVSYHLSQAGAISNTDVITNPNSFVNSTNPQTIYTRVTSSTGGWDQHLFDLIISYAPVGVSLTPFEVCDSNLDGFEVFDLSTKDVEIVNGQTTGVQNISISYHSNLTDASNNTNALTQLYSNITPNNQTIFVRVENSSSPVCFDVSSLELVALDCTDSDNDGVIDIREDVNSNGLLTDDDTDMDSIPNYLDTDDDGDGVLTIDEDYNNNGDPTDDDTDNSGIADYLEINVFLSLESQESTVFKMYPNPSKGLVYIESIIPVLKVSIYDVKGKKLNIKALQNSSTLVMFNTEKIKKGIYFVIIVGENGSTAKKLVVRN